The Cytobacillus oceanisediminis genomic interval TCGAAGAGTACAAGCACTGCTCGACGTCGCTACACCCTCTGTTGAAGCAGGAGAAGCGCTGAGAGAAAGCAATTTGCTGACAGGGCAAGATGTAACGATTGCCGTAATTGATACTGGAGTTTACCCTCACCAGGATATAGGGGATCGTTTAAAACATTTTAAAGACTTTATTAATAACCGTACAGCAGCGTATGACGACAATGGCCATGGTACCCATTGCGCCGGTGACGCTGCCGGTGATGGTACCGCCTCGGGCGGAATATATCGAGGGCCTGCACCGAATGCAAATATTATTGGTGTCAAAGTATTGGATAAGCTGGGTTCAGGTTCCCTGTCCACTGTCATGGCAGGGGTTCAGTGGTGCATTGAGTATAACAGCACCCCGGAAAACCAGCCGAAAATTGACATCATAAGTATGTCGCTGGGAAGTTCACCTGTAGGGGATCCGGAAGATGACATGATGGTAAAAGCGGTTAATGCAGCATGGGATGCCGGTATTGTTGTTTGTGTTGCAGCAGGAAATTCAGGTCCGAATTTTGGAACGATTGCCAGTCCTGGAATCAGCGAAAAGGTCATAACAGTCGGGGCCATGGATGATTGGAATACACCCGTTCGTGAAGGTGATATAATCGCAAACTTTTCAAGTCGTGGAACCCTATCAAGTCAGTTGATTAAGCCAGATGTTGTAGCACCTGGTGTAAATATCATATCATTACGGTCGCCAAATTCATATTTGGATAAACTGCAAAAATCAGCACGTGTGGGTACTGAATACTTCTCATTATCCGGAACTTCAATGGCAACGCCAATTTGTGCTGGAGTTGCCGCATTAATTCTAGAAAGCAACAGACAGCTGTCACCGGATCAGGTCAAAAATAAACTTATGACCGGTGCTGAAACATGGGGGAATCCCCAGAATGAAAATAATAAATATATATATGGAGCCGGTTATATAAGCGCCAAAAATTCAATCCTGGAAACAAACAATCAATAAAAATTCAAAGCGATTCTTCTAAAGGGAATCGCTTAATTCTATTATTAGGTACATACTAAAAGAAAAGAATTATCCGAAGGAGAAAAATATAACAAACCAACGTAAATTAGTAATATTTATTGCAGCAAGTTTGGATGGGTACATCGCTGCAAAGGATGAATCACTGGATTGCTTTTTAATGTTGAAGGGGAGGGCGATAACGGTTTTTCAGCTTTTTATAAAACAGATGACACAATCATAATGGGGAGAAAAACATATGACTGGGTTAATGAAGCACGAGAATGGCAAGTTTCCATATGAAAACAAAGAATGCTATGTTTTTTTTAATTTGTCCATAGGTACACTAAATATGTAAAGTTTATTAACCAAGGTCTAACCTCTTTTAGAGAAACTAAAGCACCAGGATGGAAAAAAATATTGATCGTTGGCGGAGGGGCCTTGCTGCATTCTTTTATAAAAGAAAAATTGATAGATGAAATCATCCTTACGGTTGCTCCTGCAGTAATTGGACGGGGAATCCCATTGTTTAAAGAAGGTGATTATGAACCTGAACAGATTTTCAAAAAACATTTAACTCAATAAGCACAACTTCTAATTAAATAAACGAAGGCTTATGTTCAAGACCAGCTGCTGAATTTTGCAGCTTTGTTTGTTCGACTACCATGAAAATAAGTTTCCTTAAGATTAGATAAATGACATTCCTTAAGAAGACCCTGCTTAATCGTTTAAAAAAAGAGGAGAGCGTTAAAATAATAAATCTATGGATTGGTTGACTGGATTAAGGTCAGTATCAGTATTGACACTTCCTATCCATTTTCATTCTCTGTGGTGAAGCGCTGATTTTTGCGCTTCATGGATGACTAACGGGTGATATTGACTCAGGAAGGATTAACGCATTTTCTATTCAAGTAAAAGTGCAGTTTAGTTGAAGAATAGTCTTTAGCTCTTATTCAACAATCGGTCCATTTAATTGAGTTAAGTGGTTGAAAAAAATCCTTACTTTTATATGCAGTAAAAAGTATTGTGAAAAATCAGAAAAAAGTGATTCATCAACGGTTTTTAAAGTTCTACATAAAATAAAAACGCCAATCCTCCGATTCATATGGGTTTGGCGTTTTTCTACCTTTATAGTTGTGTTTATGTAAACCTAAAATTGCATTTGCTTGTTTTTGCTCTGCCTAATTTTTACCTTTATCACTCACGTAGATATCACTATAGAATTTTTAGCCTAATGGTTGTTGAGAACCAGGTGGGACGTAAAAAGGTGGGACTTTAATCCATCCGCGCTTGCGCATTAAATGTTTTAATCTAGTCGCGAAAGCTAATTTTTCTGCTTGAAACTGAATAAACAATATACCTACATCTGTACGAATCGATTCTGAAGCAGCACTAGCAGCACGCATAATTAAGCTAATAATTTTTAAAGATAATTCGTTTGCAATTACATCATCCGTTAATTTAACACCGAAAGGAACACTGTTAGGGTCTGATTTTGGCATATCTTCAGGGGCAGAAGGCAATGTAATTCCTTCCTTAATCATAAAATCATGAAGTCGTTCCCTCTGACTGTTCCCTAGTTTCATGTCTTCTTCAAGTATTGCTTTTAGTTCATTATCCGTCGTGGTATTTATACCTGCTTGAACAGAAACTTTTGCTAATTCAAGGCCTGCTAAGTAAATCCAGCATGCCATCACTTCTCCAACATGAAGAGGTTGATCTTCATCTTGATCTGTCATCGATTTCATGGTATCCATAACTGTTTCCCATACATTTAGCATGTGATCCCTCCTGATTTTTTAGCTTATTTACTTATATTGTTTGTTGCATATGAATATCTATTCAACAGGTGAGAATGAGAACAATTAGGGAATGCTTGATCACAATTGTTGCCATAAGAAAAAACATGTTAAGTAAGAGGACGTCTTTTTGTAATGCTCCAACACATTTAAGAGATTAGATATTGTTAGGTAAAGAAAAGATTGTGAAAATTTCCATTTAAACTAAAGGGTGTGTTGATCCAAGAAGGATTAATCGCCTTTTTTGTTGTATTCCTTATTGGACTAACGAAGCGGATAGTTGAAGAAGAAATAAATGGTGATTTGCCTCTAAACAAGAAGGAGGAAATTTATATGCTCTTTATGCTGATTGTCAAAGCCTCGAAGAATTCGGAAGCCGGTCAGCTCCCGAGCCCTGAACTCATGGAAGCTATGACGAAGTACAATGAGGAATTAGTCAAGGCAGGCGTGCGGGTTATGGCTAAAGGACTCCATCCAAGTTCAAATGGGATTCGCATTTCGTTTCCGCATCCAGGGGAAAAGCCGGTGGTTACCGAAGGCCCATTTACAGAATCGCAAGAATTGATTGCCGGCTTCATTCTGATTGATGTGAAGTCGAGGGAAGATGCCATCGAATGGGCCATGCGGATGCCGGACCCCCAAGGACATGGGGAAGGTCAGATTGAATTGCGTCAAGTATTTTAGGCATCAGAGGGAATAGGCGGAATGGTTTTACTGTTGTACTAACGGGGCAGGTTAGCATTCCTGTAGATCGTTATTTTTGAGCTTTGAAAAAAATAGGGCTCCTCAGTAAGATATGAGTAAGACACGACTCTAACTCAAACTTAGGAGGAACCCTTACTATGAAGTTTAAAATGCAGGACAAACAAAATCAACTAATAGAAAGAATTACTGATAAACATCTTGTGGTTGGTGTGGATATTGCACAACAATTTCACGTAGCCAGAGCAGTGAATTTCCGTGGGATTGTAGTAGGAGATCCAATCACTTTTCCAAACAACGAAGAGGATTTTCGTCCCTGTTAATCTGGATTAATAGCATTAAAAGATTACATAAACTTGAGGCTGCCATAGTTGGTATGGAACCTACCGGTCATTATTGGATTAACCTTTCTAAATGGCTGATGAAACAAGATATTGAGGTAGTGACAGTTAACCCTCATTTGGTGAAAAGAAATAAAGAAAACCGTGATAATACCCAATCAAAGAGTGATAAAAAAGACGCTCTTGTAATAGCCGATATGGTGAAGAACGGTTACTATGCCTTTGTGAGGAATACTTCTGAGTCGTTTGAAAAGCTCAGGGTGCTCATGTCAAATCGGGATGTCATTGTTAAGAGGCTTGTAAGCTCGATTAATCAATTGAATCGCTGGGTGGATATTGTCTTCCCCGAGCTTAGGCAAGTATTTAAAGACATCACTGCTAAAGGGGCCATCGCAACACTTCGGCTTTTCACATCTCCGATGGAACTGGGTTCCATGAAGCCTGAAGAGATCGTGGCCGGGTGGAAGTTACTGATGAAGCGACAGCCTGGATTAAAGAAAGCCTATTTACTCCTCAATGTAGCCAGGAAATCAGTTGGTACAAGGCAAGCATTAGAAGCTTATAAATTTCATCTTGAACAATTACTCGAAGAGTATGACCTTGCGATTCAACAACTTGAAAGAGTTGAGCTGGCAATTAAGGATGAACTACCTAAAATTCCTTTCGCGAATAAGTTACTTATGATTAAGGGAATTAGTGAAATTTCGTTAGCTGGTATTTTAGGGGAAGCAGGAGATTTAAGTGGTTTTTCACACGGCAACTCTTTACTTCGCCATGCAGGACTCCATCTAGCCGAAGCCAGTTCAGGGAAGTGGAAAGGGCAAATTATCATTTCAAAGCGTGGAAGATCAAGGTTAAGACGTTTCCTCTATTTAGCTACTATGAGTCTGGTAATGAACAACCCGGAATTTAAAGCCCTCCACTCGAATAATGTTAAGGTCAAGAAAATGAAAAAAATGAAATCTATAATGAAGCTGATCGGGAAGTTAGCTAGGATCTTTGTAGGGATAGCGCGAAAAAACGAAGCTTATTGTGCCAAGAAGGTCCAGCCGTTAACTGAGTTGGCAGCGTAGTTCAATTCACTTTTTCTCGAAGAGAATCATTACCCCTTATATTTTTAAAGGTCGAGTGTTGGCTTATTCGCAGGATTTCAAATATGTACGGAGTATCAGGTTTGTTCAACAAAAGGGCACTGACCCATCAGGTTAGCATAACTGGCCTCCACCCCTTGGATAGGCATGACGAAGGAATGAGAGGGCAATTGACCCGTTGAGACATGGGAGGGAAAGCCTCCAAGGGCTGGCGTGGAGAAGTACATCATATGGTAGAATTTGGAGTGTAATCCTACTCCTCTATTTAACTATGTCTTCACGTAGCCATTTGTCCAGAATCTACTTTTTTCAATTTAGAAATATATATCCATGGAAGATGAAATCCTGCGAATAAGCGAGCATTCGTGAGTAAACCGTATTAAACTGAGGGAGTTAAATAAGTCCATATCCAATTAGAACTTCTATAAAATTGGAAGTTCAATTTTTCCGCGAATATTAACGATAAACTATAAAAAAACTAAATAATTAAAGAATAGGAGTAATGTTAGAAGGCATCATTATTTCGTGTATTCTGGTTACAAATGAATAATGAAAATGTTTTTGTCAATTTAAAAGGGAGACATATTCAATAACTTACTTTTTGGAGGTATAAGTAATGGCTAAAATTCCTATTAGACCAATTATTAAATTTACTAAAGAACAAGGGCCAAAGGCTGGTAAATTTGTGAAAGAAAATTGGAAGGATATTAGTAAAGTAATTGCGGGTGGTGCGATAAATCAAATAACTAAAAACAGAAAAGAAGAAAAACTAAATCAGGAAATATCATTATAGAAAAATGCGTTATTTTCAATATCAATCTGAAGAATTACCAAATTTAAATAATAAAACGCGGAAAGAATTACTACAATGTAAGATAGAAATTGAACAATTTATTCAACAAATAGAAACTGAGGAAAATAAGGGACTTGCTATAAAAACCGGTTCACTCCAAAGAATAAACAATTGGAATAATATTCTTATTCAAATTGAAGATAAAATGTCGGCAAAAGATTATCAAGAATTGTTACTTATTTACAATGATCCAAATTATCAAAGCAAATATTATGAAGGATTTGAAAAATTTATAAGTAATACAAAAAAGTAATAGAACAGGGGATATGGAAGAGCTGTATACTTATCTTCAAGCAAAAACCAATAAAGATAGAACCACAATTGAAAAAGATTTCCAGAGCTAGATTGACATATAAAAATATAGTAAGTCTGTCGACAATAACTAATTGAAATAATATATTGTATTAAACTTGAATCATCATCAATAGCAGTAGACAAATAAACAATTAGAAAATTTAAAAAGTAAAATTTGTTTGAAAATTATTACGCTTTTTGTTGAATTCAACTAACAACTGCTTATGTTCAAGATCAGCTGCTAATCTTCAGCTTTTTTCATATTGAACTAAAGGGGCAGGTTAGTGAAAGAGGGCGTTTCCAAAAAACAGGAATTCTTTTAGTAATACAGAATATTTGTTATGAATAAACTTTGAGTTCCGGGTGTAGTACATGGTTATTAAAAGTGGGTGGCCGGGAGAAATCCTGGCTTTTTTTAGTTAAATGAATCTCTATCTTATGTTTCCAAAATTTTTATTTAAATTTAACTTTTCTTTGAGTATAATTATCTAAATTACTCATAAAGGATGGACACCATGTTCAAAAAATTCTTTGGAAGAAACTATACAGTTGCTGACTTCTGGATTTGGTTTGAAAAGAATTCACAAGACTATTATCGGTTAAAAGAAGAAAATTTAAATTCATTGTTCAACAAACTAAGTAAACAGTTATCTAAGATAAATGATGATTTAGCATTTGAATTTAGTGCAGATCTTATAGAAGGAAAGAGAGAGTTTATAATAAGCGCTGATGGCATCTTGTCTGCCTTTCCAGACGTCATTGACCTTGTTGAAAATGCACCCCAACTTGAAGGCTTTAAAATAATTGCCTTTCGCCAAAAAAGTGCTGTTGATGATATTTCCACTATAGAATATGATGATATAAGTTTAGGGCCTGATGATGTCTATTTCACTTACAGAAAAAATGGTGATACTTTAGACATTGTTCTATATCTCAGAGGCTATGACTCTGATTTTGAAGAATGGGAAAATGCTGCCTTTATATTATTAGACACTATTATTGGAGAGTATGATGTTGCTACTAAAATAGGAAGCATTGATATGCTACCTTATAAAGAAAGTCCTAATTTAAAATCCATTTTAGAATTACCTTCATTAATAGATAAGGAAGTAAGGGGGATAAGCTTATAAGGCTTATCCTTTATTAGATAGCAGCTCTTATTGTACTAAAGGGGCAGTTTAATAGAAGAAGATAATATAAATATTAATGAAAGAGGATGTCTTGAAATGGTTACTCGGAATGTTATTGAAAATGATTATAATAAAGTAATAGATGTTATTAATGATTGGTGGGGAGGTCGGGAAATGAAACATTTGTTGCCTCGATTATTCTTCGAACATTTCCAATCGACGAGTTTTATAGTTGAAGATGAAGACAAAAGTTTGTCGGCTTTCCTTATTGGATTTGTCTCTCAAACACATCCTAACGAAGCTTATATACATTTTGTTGGTATTAATCCTGAACTTAGAAATAAAGGATTAGCAAGAGAATTATATAATTTATTCTTCTTAAAAGTTCGTAATTTAGGGTGCGATACAGTTAAATGTATAACTTCTCCAGTTAACGAAGGTTCGGTTGCATATCACAAGTCAATGGGTTTTACTCTTACTTTAGGAACGGATTATGCTGGAAAAGGACAAGACCGTATTTTATTCTCTAAGTACATAGGTTAACATTTTTATCATTTTAAAGTCGATGTGTTTTAGCTAACGGGTGAAAGAGTTGAAGATCCAGCTAGGATTAGCAGCTCTTTTTTCTTATTCGACTAACGGGGCAGTTTAGTTTAATAAGGGAAATAGTTTATGTAGATAGAAAAGAAGGCTCCTGAAATAGCATAAAGGGTTCCGTTTTGGGGTGCATAATCTATAAATGACAATAGAAATGTCCTGTGAATTGGTACAGGACATTTTGCAGTAATTGAACGAACCCGTGGTATTGCACGCAACATTAGCCAACTCTTGAAGGAGTTCTTAATAGAGAGTCGTTTCATCAAAACGGGGCATGTTAGTTGAAGAAGAACATAGAATACTAAGGTGCAATGCTAGATGCTTAAGAGGCATTATTATCTCTTAAGCATCTGGAATCATTGTAATAGCAACTGTTCGAACTGCAGTATCTTCTGCATTATTTTCACTTGTATTATGATAGTACTTATTAATTAATTCATTTAATTCATTTTGGAATTGCTTGAATTTTTCATCATCTAACGCTAACGCGGCTAAAGAAAAAGTAGCACTATCCTCTGAATTGTTTTGTTCTTCTAATTTTTTAAGATAACTTTGATATTGATACAAAAGAGATAATTGGTAGTAAGTAACATAATCAAGTTTCTGCTGTTGCGATGCTTTTTTCCATTCCTCCGCATCGATTTTAGCCTCATCTTCTATTAAAGCATAATATTTTTCAGAAACTGATTTCACTTTTTTTCTTTAATAACGTGAATAATTCCAGAATCCATCATAATTTGTAACTGTCTATATAGAGTTGCTTGAGGTACATCTTTAATGATTTTGACCATTTCTAAAGGTGTTAATCCATTTTCTTTATTTCTCATTAATGATTGGCAAATTTTCATTCTAACGGGATGCATTAAAACATCAACTTTATTGACCATAATATCCTCTTATTCATCCAATTTTTCATTCCTATTATAAATAATGAGAATTATTATTGCAATCATCCAACTTTTTATTTATCATTATCGATAATGATAATGAAAGTTGGTTATGCAGAGTTAAATGCTCTTAAAGATATTGATTTTTAGCTTTTCTCTAAGGGCGTTAATCTAAGACTATTACTTTTATGAGAGGGGATAAGAAAATGATAAAAAGAATAGGATTGATATTAACAGTTAGTATTATTATGTTTTTGACTGTTTTTGGACTAAGTACAAAACTTAGTTTTGCAGCGGAAATAAAGAAAATTAACGGGGAAACACCTTCGGGTATTCCATTGAATGAGATGGAAGAAAAGATAGATCAATATGTATCGCAGTATTTAGATAAAACAACACCAGGGGTTGCAATTGCAGTTGTGAAAGATGGTCAAATTATTCTCTCAAAAGGCTATGGATATGCGGATGTTGAAAAGCAAATTTCAGTTGATCCATCAAAGACAGTTTTTGAATGGGCATCCATAAGTAAATTATTCACTTGGACATCTGCAATGCAATTAGTTGAACAAGGTAAACTTGATTTAGATGAGGATCTTAAAACATATCTACCTTCTGACTTTGCAAAAAAACTTAATTTCCAACAAACTGTTACAATGAGAGATCTTATGAATCATGCTGCTGGATTTGGAGACTACGCCTTTGATACAATTGCTTTTTCAAAGGATGGATTATTCCCTCTTGAAGAAGCATTACTACTTGATAAATCTAAACAGTATTATAAAGTGGGAACAGCTAGTTCGTATAGTAACTATGGAGCATCTCTTGCTGGTTATGTAGTGGAATGTATAAGTAAACAGCCATTTCATGATTATGAACGGGAACATTTATTTAATGTACTTGAGATGAATAATACAACGGGAAATACAACATTTGATGATAATAAAAAACTTTTAGAAACAAAAGCAAAGGGATATTTACCAAATCCAGAAGGAGGTTTCCTTCTTGGTAATTGGTCATATGTTTCTCATTATCCGGCAGGTTCTATAAACGGTACGGTAGAAGATTTGGCAAAATATGCAATTGCAATAACTCCTGAAAAAGGTCAAAAATCACCACTATTCGATAATTCAGTTACATTAGAAACTATGTTTTCACCAAGTTACAGTTTAGATGGAGAAATGGTTGGAACGGCACATGGTTTTTTTGAATATTTGGGAGAATACCGTACTATTGGTCATGGAGGTAATACTGCAGCATTTTCAAGTCAATTTGCGATAGTACCTGAAGAAAGATTTGGAATTGTAATCCTTACAAATGCAAGTGCTGAAATGGACATTCTATTTGGAGTACAAGAATTGTTAATTGGTAAAAAGCATACAGAGAGTAAAGTTCCTTATCAAAAACTACCTTCTTCAAATGAAGTAGATGGAAAATATGTTCCATTTCAACGGCAAGAGGGAAATTTTTTAGAATTTGCAAATTATCAAAATTTATATACTGTTAGTGCAACGAACAAAAATGAAATCACAATGAGTTTAGGGCAATATAAAGGTACTTATGTACAGACGAAACCATATTATTATGAACTTGTTAAAGAAAATTTCCTATTTTTAGAAATGCGTATCCCATTTTAAAATTCAAAATGGAAGAAGGCAAAGTGAAACAGATAATTGTAGGACATGGTATGGATTTATCTGAACTACCACCTGATAGAACAATCCCAGTTTTAATTGCTAGTGTTTTAGTATTATTAAGTACAACTCTATATTTCTTAATTGCACCACTGATTTTACTCATTCTTAAATTTAAAAATAGAAAGAAACAATTAGAATTAGAAGATAAAAGATTTAATTTCTACTATTCAATGTTAATATTATGTGGTACAACGACCGTTTTAAACAATCTAATATGTATTACTAGAATTATGATGAATAAATTCCGTACTTTTGCGGAGGTCAAACCTCATCTTTACTGAATTATCCTTTACTCGTATGTACAGTTATTGTTCTTCTCTATCAAATATATGAGAAAAATAGTAAGTTCTAAAAACGTAAAGTATTTTATATTCTTACACTTACTTTGTTAACTTTATTATTTGCATTATTAATAGGATGGAATTTCTTTATTGTTGTATAAATAATTATCTAACTATGATTGTCAGTGTTGTTGAACAATTTTATATGGAAAATCATGAGTGAAGAATGGAAGAACCCACAAATTGGTGAAGTAAATCAAATATTACAGTTCCGAGATTTTCATTAAAAAAGTTAACAGCACTTTATATAATTATCTTGTTCAGCTAACAGGTGCTATTACTTTAAGATATTAGCTGCCAAAAGGCGGCTTTTTTTGTTGAACTAAAGGGGCAGCATTCCTGTAATGAAGGAAAATGGAGTTTGAACAAAAAAATAACCTCTTGGTAGAATGAGAGAGTCCTGAAGCCGGCAAGCGAAAAGGACATTACTCAAATACCAGGAGGCTTTAAAATGAATTATAACCAGAATAAGAAGATTGCTCAAATTACTCCTTACACCCTAATTATAGGGGTGGATATCGCGAAATTCAAGCATGTGGCACGTGCCCAGGATTTCAGGGGAATGGAGTTTGGAACCCCTTGTTATTTTGAAAATACAAAAGAAGGTTTTGAGCATTTTCTTCATTGGATTTCGGAAACGAAGAAAGCACACAGTATGGAGAAAGTGATTGTCGGTATGGAGCCAACAGGTCATTATTGGTTTAACCTGGCTCATATTTTAAAAGAGAACGAGATTAAGTTTGTAGCTGTAAATCCCTTGCACGTCAAGAAAAGCAAGGAGCTTGATGATAATTCTCCAACTAAGAATGATGTAAAAGATGCCAAGGTCATTGCCCAGTTGGTCAAGGACGGAAGATACGCCGAACTTATCATACCGCAAGGTGTTTATGCCGAACTCCGTGTAGCAAAGAAAATACGCGATCTTTTAACCGAGGACCTTCAAACGGTCCAAGGCCAGGTGCATAACTGGATTGACCGGTATTTTCCGGAATTTCTTAAGGTCTTTAAGAAGTGGGAGGGCAAGGCTGCATTACAATTCTTACGGCTTTATGCTCTACCGTATGAAATAGCCAATTTCACAGAAGATGAATTGCTTTTCCATTTAAGAAAATCCGTAAAAAGAAGTGTAGGTGCTAATAAGATTCGGGAGTTAAAGCAAGCAGCGAGTCAGTCCATCGGACTTCGCCAAGGCTCTGAGATGGCAAAAATGGAGCTTAAAACTCTTCTGGCTAAATATGATTTGATTCAGAAGGAATTCGAAGAATTGGACGGAAAAATAGATTACCTGCTTGATGAAATTCCAGGTGTAGCCCAAATGTTAGCGGTCAAGGGTGTTGGAAGAGATACAGTCGCTGGTTTCTTTGCGGAAGTGGGTGACCTACGTGAGTACACTCACTCACCCCCGACAAATTATTAAGCTGGCTGGCTTGAGTCTGAAGGAAAATACGTCTGGAAAGCATAAGGGAAAAACCACCATCTCCAAGAGAGGACGGAAGAAGCTAAGGGCTCTGTTGTTTAGGGTTTGCATGATTCTAGTTGCCAAAAATTCAGCTTTTAAGGCCCTGCATACTTACTTTACACAACGGCCAGACAACCCGCTAAAGAAGATGCAGTCCCTTATCGCTTTGTGTAATAAATTGATTCGTATTTTCTTTAGTATAAGTAAAAAGCAATTTGAATTTAGTGAAGAAAAGATGTTAAAAGATATCCCTCACTTGGCAGGATCAAAGAAGGCAGAACTGGCCGCTTAATTCTGGTTTCGTTTAGATTAGAAATAGTCCTTGGCTTATAGTTTTGGAGACATTTGAAGCACGGATTAGTCGGCAAAGCAACTAAATTACGGGCATGGACCCTGTGGGGCAGCATGGCCGACATCCACCTCATGGAAAGGTTGGACGAAGGAATTTGAGAGCGAAGACTCTGTGAGGCATGGGAGGGTTGACCTCCATGAGAAATGTGGACATCCACCAGTGCGATCATATTTTTACTCATCCACCAATTTCTGTAATTGGTTGGTTAGTGGGTTATAATTCTTTTTTCTTTAATGGTCCAAATATATCCTTTCAAGTGATAAATCTCCAACAATAAAGGACTTACCGGCAGGTAAT includes:
- a CDS encoding dihydrofolate reductase family protein, which codes for MIVGGGALLHSFIKEKLIDEIILTVAPAVIGRGIPLFKEGDYEPEQIFKKHLTQ
- a CDS encoding S8 family peptidase; this translates as MFGFSMIQMVRTHADKLDLQLRQDLIHLYTPFKWTPCFLHSPLEKVLKRTKNFPVVVEFKKGCSFSDAVEECHAVSQRHFRAKVNRSFSSISCCSMDMTPAALDDLLTSCSHIHKIHYDRRVQALLDVATPSVEAGEALRESNLLTGQDVTIAVIDTGVYPHQDIGDRLKHFKDFINNRTAAYDDNGHGTHCAGDAAGDGTASGGIYRGPAPNANIIGVKVLDKLGSGSLSTVMAGVQWCIEYNSTPENQPKIDIISMSLGSSPVGDPEDDMMVKAVNAAWDAGIVVCVAAGNSGPNFGTIASPGISEKVITVGAMDDWNTPVREGDIIANFSSRGTLSSQLIKPDVVAPGVNIISLRSPNSYLDKLQKSARVGTEYFSLSGTSMATPICAGVAALILESNRQLSPDQVKNKLMTGAETWGNPQNENNKYIYGAGYISAKNSILETNNQ
- a CDS encoding GNAT family N-acetyltransferase; the encoded protein is MVTRNVIENDYNKVIDVINDWWGGREMKHLLPRLFFEHFQSTSFIVEDEDKSLSAFLIGFVSQTHPNEAYIHFVGINPELRNKGLARELYNLFFLKVRNLGCDTVKCITSPVNEGSVAYHKSMGFTLTLGTDYAGKGQDRILFSKYIG
- a CDS encoding YciI family protein; the protein is MLFMLIVKASKNSEAGQLPSPELMEAMTKYNEELVKAGVRVMAKGLHPSSNGIRISFPHPGEKPVVTEGPFTESQELIAGFILIDVKSREDAIEWAMRMPDPQGHGEGQIELRQVF
- a CDS encoding serine hydrolase domain-containing protein, which codes for MIKRIGLILTVSIIMFLTVFGLSTKLSFAAEIKKINGETPSGIPLNEMEEKIDQYVSQYLDKTTPGVAIAVVKDGQIILSKGYGYADVEKQISVDPSKTVFEWASISKLFTWTSAMQLVEQGKLDLDEDLKTYLPSDFAKKLNFQQTVTMRDLMNHAAGFGDYAFDTIAFSKDGLFPLEEALLLDKSKQYYKVGTASSYSNYGASLAGYVVECISKQPFHDYEREHLFNVLEMNNTTGNTTFDDNKKLLETKAKGYLPNPEGGFLLGNWSYVSHYPAGSINGTVEDLAKYAIAITPEKGQKSPLFDNSVTLETMFSPSYSLDGEMVGTAHGFFEYLGEYRTIGHGGNTAAFSSQFAIVPEERFGIVILTNASAEMDILFGVQELLIGKKHTESKVPYQKLPSSNEVDGKYVPFQRQEGNFLEFANYQNLYTVSATNKNEITMSLGQYKGTYVQTKPYYYELVKENFLFLEMRIPF
- a CDS encoding DUF3231 family protein, translating into MLNVWETVMDTMKSMTDQDEDQPLHVGEVMACWIYLAGLELAKVSVQAGINTTTDNELKAILEEDMKLGNSQRERLHDFMIKEGITLPSAPEDMPKSDPNSVPFGVKLTDDVIANELSLKIISLIMRAASAASESIRTDVGILFIQFQAEKLAFATRLKHLMRKRGWIKVPPFYVPPGSQQPLG